In Roseofilum capinflatum BLCC-M114, the DNA window CCATGAATTCTAAACTATCATCCCCCTTCTCTGATAAGCCAACCTCTATCGCCCTGCTCGGCGGGGGAGTATGGGGGCAAACCCTAGCCCAACTAGCCCGCGATCGCCACCATCAGGTTAAAATTTGGTCTCGTCGCGCCCCTCTCCCCCTCTCGGAAGCCCTTACTGGCGCTTCCCTGGTTCTCAGCGCTGTCTCCATGAAAGGCGTTAAACCGGTTGTAGAGCAAGTGCAAGCCTGTGGACTTGAGCCTTCTACTGTCATCGTCACCGTCACCAAAGGCCTCGATCCGAGCGATCGCATTACCCCCTCCCAACTCTGGCAACAAGCTTTTCCTCACCATAGCGTCGTTGTTTTAGCCGGCCCCAATCTCTCCAAAGAGATTAATCAAGGGCTTCCGGCTGCTACCACCGTTGCCAGTCGAGACCCCCAAGCCGCCCAATGGGTGCAACAGGTTTTCTCCTCCTCCCGGTTTCGGGTCTATACCAACGATGACCCCCTGGGGGTAGAGTTGGGAGGAACCTTAAAAAATGTTTTGGCGATCGCCGCCGGAGTCTGTGACGGTCTCCACCTAGGAACCAACGCCAAAGCCGCCTTACTCACCAGGGGCTTAACCGAAATGATCCGCATTGGCACTCATTGGGGAGCCAAACCCGAAACCTTCTACGGACTCTCCGGTTTAGGAGACCTGCTCGCCACCTGCAATAGTCCCCTCAGCCGTAACTATCAGGTCGGCTATCAACTGGCCCAAGCCAAACCCCTATGGGAAATTCTTGACCATCTAGAGGGAACCGCAGAAGGCATTAATACGACAGAGGTTTTAGTCCAACTCGCCCAAACTCATCACATTCCCATCCCCATCTGTACCCAAGTTGATTTACTGCTGCAAGGGAAAATCAGTCCCCATCAGGCGGTTCATGCCCTGATGTTAAGAGATATTAAGCCGGAATCCTGATCTTAGACGGTGAAATTAGAAGAAAGACAAGGGGAGTTCAATCCGGGCTACCCCTGTCTGGGTCTAGCTTTCACACTTGTGAATAGTTTTGGAAGTCCAGTGAGTTAGTGATAAAGATTAATTCAGCCTTTGACCCAAGTCACTTCGATTGAGGTAACCTCTATCTATAGTGGAGTAGACTCGAAAAAACATAGGATACTCAGTCAGCTAGATAAATCAATCAGGGTGCAGGATTTCATAGTCCATCTGAATTGATTCTCCTAATAAAAAAATATGAGAACCCATTAACTCAAGGCTAAAACCCCATTAAACCGGGTTAACCGTAAACAAAGTAAGCAACACCCTAATACCCTAAATCCTGAGTTGTTAGAGAAACTGAATCCCCGTCGTCTCGGCCCTCTCTGGCTTAGACCCTTGAGACTCAAGTTAACTCAATCAAAACTCGGAAAACCGGATCAAGTTGATGGAATTGCAGACCCATAGATTTTATAAAAAGAATCTAAAGATTCTGTAATTTATCACCCCCTTGGGGAACCCTAATCGGATAGGAACCCTGTAACTGCTTCCCTTTCATGACTTGGAGCAACTGAGACGATGACTACGCCAGTAACTGCTTTTGGCCCGAACCCTGAATATGATGAACCCTCTACTCCTAACCATGAGTTAGGAGCGTCCGAGAACTTCACTTCCGAGGAAGACATGACCTCATCAGATGTCATGTCTGAACTAGAAATGGAGTCTACGGAGTCGCCTAACCGGCCAACCGCAGTCAACCGTCGAACGACGGATTTAGTGCGGTTGTATCTTCAAGAAATTGGCAGAGTCCACTTGCTCGGTCGAGATGAGGAAGTTGCAGAAGCCCAAAAAGTGCAGCGTTATATTCAACTGATTGAATTACGCAATCAGGCTGGAGAATCAGAAACAGGGCCCATTCGAGAGTATGTGCGGTTAATGGAAATTCGCGATCGCCTCACTTCCCAGCTTGGCCATCGACCCAGTTGGGAACGCTGGGCGGAAGTTGCGGAAACGGATGTGGCAGCCCTCAAATTGGCTTTAGTGGAAGGAAAACGCCATTGGGCCCAGTTAGCGGAATTAACCGTAGCTGAGTTAGACAAAATTCAATCGGCGGGGATTAAATCGAAAGACCACATGATTAAGGCTAATTTACGCCTGGTGGTTTCCGTGGCGAAAAAATACCAAAATCGCGGTTTAGAGTTGCTGGATTTGGTGCAAGAAGGAACGTTGGGACTAGAGCGAGCAGTAGAAAAGTTTGACCCGACTAAAGGGTATCGCTTTAGTACCTATGCCTACTGGTGGATTCGCCAAGGGATTACACGGGCGATCGCCACCCAAAGCCGAACCATTCGCCTACCCGTACATATTACGGAAAAACTCAACAAGATTAAAAAAGCCCAACGCAAACTGGCCCAAGATAAAGGACGCACCCCTACCATTGAAGATTTAGGGGCAGAACTGGAAATGACTCCGGCCCAAATTCGAGAGGTGCTGTTGCGCGTTCCGCGATCGGTATCCCTGGAAACCAAGGTGGGTAAAGATAAAGATACGGAACTGGGCGAACTTCTGGAAACCGATAGCATTTCCCCGGAAGAATCCTTAATGCGCGAATCCTTGCAACAAGATCTGCGCCATCTGATGGCCGACTTAACCAGTCGGGAACGGGATGTGATTCAAATGCGCTTTGGCCTCGGTGATGGCCATCCCTATTCCTTGGCTGAAATTGGCCGCGCTCTAGAACTCTCTCGCGAGCGCGTGCGGCAAATTGAGGCTAAAGCTTTGCAAAAGCTACGTCAACCTAAACGCCGGAACCGAGTACGGGACTATCTCGAATCCCTCAGTTAACGGACTTCCTCTCTTTAGCTCGATTGTGGGATCGTCCGCAATGGGAGAATGAATGGGTCGGGAAAAGGGTTTCCCGGCTTTTTTTGGGTCGATTGTATTGACAATTATTATCAACAAAGTTATAGTGGCTCTTGGTGTTCTCCGAGTAAAGATCCGACAGAGAAGGAGAGGGTGTCTTCTTCTCTGTCATCTGTTCCTTTAGGATCGCTCCCTTTCTGAGTTTTCCACCCATAAACTAAGAACTCTTCTCAAAAGGTGAGAAAAAACTATGCTAGTGTAATAGCAGTTTTAATCGATTGAACGGTTGAAGGGAAGAGCATGACACAGTTGGTAGTGTTGAACCTGGAAGGGGTGAGCAAAACTTTCCATCCCAATCAAGCACCTGTGGTCAATGGGGTCAATTTGACCCTCAAGCAAGGTGATATTTTAGGACTTCTGGGCCCTTCAGGATGTGGTAAAACGACCTTACTTCGGTTAATTGCTGGATTTGAGCAACCCATTGGGGGCAAGATTGAGTTACTTGGTCAAGATGTGGCCACTGGCAGCTTTTCCCTGCCTCCAGAGAAACGAGATGTGGGGTTTGTGTTTCAAGATTATGCCCTATTTCCCCATCTAACGGTGGCGGAAAATATTACCTTTGGCTTAAGGCATCGTCGCAGATCGAGGAAAGGAGTAATCGAAAAACGGCTGTTAGAGGCGATCGCCCTAGTCGGCTTAGACGGACTCCAAAACCGCTACCCTCACCAACTCTCTGGAGGACAACAACAACGGGTTGCTCTGGCTCGTGCTTTAGCTCCAGAACCCACCTTAATTCTCTTAGATGAACCCTTGAGCAACCTCGATATTCAAGTGCGGGTGCGTCTGCGAGCGGAAATTCGCCGCATCCTCAAAGCTAGTGGTATATCAGCGATTTTTGTCACTCACGATCAAGAAGAAGCGCTCTCCATCTGTGACTGGGTAGGCGTGATGCATCATGGGACAATTGAACAAATTGGCACTCCAGAACTGATTTACCGTAATCCTCAAACTCGCTTTGTGGCTGAATTTGTCAGCCAAGCCAATTTTATCCCGGCTCGTCGTAACGGTTCTCTATGGGATACGGAAATCGGCTCATTTGCTGTGCATGAGCGGGAACCCTTAGAGCAAGGGGATCTCATGATTCGTGAAGAAGACCTGCATATTAAGCCAGATGAACATGGGATTGCCGAAATCGGCGATCGCCAATTTTTAGGTCGCGAACATCGTTATACCTTATACACTTCCTCTGGACTAGAACTCAAAGCCAGAAGCGACACCCTTCACCCCCTACCCATCGGCGCAAAAGTCAATCTTCAAACCTCGCCCAAAAGTTGGCAAATCTTTGCCAGCTCGGACGATAATATCAAGTCCGGTTAAATGGATGTCATTGCGACCGGAGGGAAGCAACCGCTACAATTCGCGAGATGATCGAGATTGCTTCATTCCACTCCGTTCCATTCGCAATGACTTGATTATAGCTACTTTAGCGGACATCATATGAGAGGGCAAAATAGTGGTTAATGGGTAAGGGGTATAGTTGGGGCGAAAAATAGAGGCAAAACATTGGTCGCCCCTATGACTGAACTATTTATGACGAATGTAGTCATAAAGCCCCAAGTATTGACTGCCCGGATTTTTCCAAGAATAATCGTAGGTCATCCCCTGAAGCACTAATTTTTGGAACTCTTGAGGATACTCATACCATAAACCGATCGCCCGATCCATAGCCGATTCTAGAGCGCTATAATCTGTTTGATAGAACACATAACCATTGCGCTCTTCTAGGGGTTTATCCTGATCGTAATCCCGATCAAATACTGTATTTTGTAGGCCACCAACCCCACGCACAATCGGCACAGTGCCATATTTCAAACCAATCATCTGGGTTAAGCCGCAGGGTTCGTAGTTACTCGGAACCACAATCATATCTGCACCGGCATAGATTAAGTGGGATAACTCTTCATTAAAGCCCAACTCTAAATGGCAATCAGCATTCTCATTCAAAAATAGCTTTTCATGCCAGAACCAGTCATTAATTCCTTGCTCAGTTGCCGAGCCGAGCAACACAAATTGCGCTCCCCGATGCAGGGCATAATAGATGGCATGGTGAACCAAATGCACCCCTTTTTGATCGTCTAAGCGACCGATAAAAGCAATCAGGGGCTTTTTCTCATCATGGGATAACCAGAGGCGCTCGCGCAATGCCTTCTTGTTCTTGGCTTTGTTCTTCAGGGTTTTGGAGGTGTAATGATAGGGAATGAAGCGATCGACTTCTGGATTCCATACCTCATAGTCAATACCGTTGAGAACCCCACCGAATTTATAATTATGTAGCTCTAGGGTATGCCCTAAGCCATAGCTGATATCGGAATAACGAGCTTCCCAAGCATGATGAGGGGAAACCGTATTGACAAAATTAGAATAGACGATACCCCCTTTCATTAAGTTCAGAGCAAAGGGATTAAAATTATCTTGCATACGATCGTATTCAAAATAATAGGACTCACGATTGAGTCCTGTTGCCCACAGAATATCAACACCACCAATACCTTG includes these proteins:
- a CDS encoding ABC transporter ATP-binding protein; protein product: MTQLVVLNLEGVSKTFHPNQAPVVNGVNLTLKQGDILGLLGPSGCGKTTLLRLIAGFEQPIGGKIELLGQDVATGSFSLPPEKRDVGFVFQDYALFPHLTVAENITFGLRHRRRSRKGVIEKRLLEAIALVGLDGLQNRYPHQLSGGQQQRVALARALAPEPTLILLDEPLSNLDIQVRVRLRAEIRRILKASGISAIFVTHDQEEALSICDWVGVMHHGTIEQIGTPELIYRNPQTRFVAEFVSQANFIPARRNGSLWDTEIGSFAVHEREPLEQGDLMIREEDLHIKPDEHGIAEIGDRQFLGREHRYTLYTSSGLELKARSDTLHPLPIGAKVNLQTSPKSWQIFASSDDNIKSG
- a CDS encoding NAD(P)H-dependent glycerol-3-phosphate dehydrogenase; amino-acid sequence: MNSKLSSPFSDKPTSIALLGGGVWGQTLAQLARDRHHQVKIWSRRAPLPLSEALTGASLVLSAVSMKGVKPVVEQVQACGLEPSTVIVTVTKGLDPSDRITPSQLWQQAFPHHSVVVLAGPNLSKEINQGLPAATTVASRDPQAAQWVQQVFSSSRFRVYTNDDPLGVELGGTLKNVLAIAAGVCDGLHLGTNAKAALLTRGLTEMIRIGTHWGAKPETFYGLSGLGDLLATCNSPLSRNYQVGYQLAQAKPLWEILDHLEGTAEGINTTEVLVQLAQTHHIPIPICTQVDLLLQGKISPHQAVHALMLRDIKPES
- the glgA gene encoding glycogen synthase GlgA, encoding MYIVQIASECAPVIKAGGLGDVVYGLSRELEIRGVGVEIILPKYDCMRYDQIWGLHEAYHNLEVPWYGAAIYCDVLCGWVHGRLCFFIDPHSDDLFFNRGCYYGCKDDNMRFAFFSKAALEFLLRTNKRPDIIHCHDWQTGLVPVLLYEMYKYHGLENQRVCYTIHNFKHQGIGGVDILWATGLNRESYYFEYDRMQDNFNPFALNLMKGGIVYSNFVNTVSPHHAWEARYSDISYGLGHTLELHNYKFGGVLNGIDYEVWNPEVDRFIPYHYTSKTLKNKAKNKKALRERLWLSHDEKKPLIAFIGRLDDQKGVHLVHHAIYYALHRGAQFVLLGSATEQGINDWFWHEKLFLNENADCHLELGFNEELSHLIYAGADMIVVPSNYEPCGLTQMIGLKYGTVPIVRGVGGLQNTVFDRDYDQDKPLEERNGYVFYQTDYSALESAMDRAIGLWYEYPQEFQKLVLQGMTYDYSWKNPGSQYLGLYDYIRHK
- the sigC gene encoding RNA polymerase sigma factor SigC, with the translated sequence MTTPVTAFGPNPEYDEPSTPNHELGASENFTSEEDMTSSDVMSELEMESTESPNRPTAVNRRTTDLVRLYLQEIGRVHLLGRDEEVAEAQKVQRYIQLIELRNQAGESETGPIREYVRLMEIRDRLTSQLGHRPSWERWAEVAETDVAALKLALVEGKRHWAQLAELTVAELDKIQSAGIKSKDHMIKANLRLVVSVAKKYQNRGLELLDLVQEGTLGLERAVEKFDPTKGYRFSTYAYWWIRQGITRAIATQSRTIRLPVHITEKLNKIKKAQRKLAQDKGRTPTIEDLGAELEMTPAQIREVLLRVPRSVSLETKVGKDKDTELGELLETDSISPEESLMRESLQQDLRHLMADLTSRERDVIQMRFGLGDGHPYSLAEIGRALELSRERVRQIEAKALQKLRQPKRRNRVRDYLESLS